The Gemmatimonadota bacterium genomic sequence CCCCGATGGTCTTGTTTGCCATACCCATGCATGGATAGGAGCTTTCCAATTTGATTTTCCCGTATTAAATCGCGCACTTGATGTAATTGCCTGAGGTAAACAGCCTGATGCGCTACGGCAATTTTGCGGTTGTGCTGTTCGGCGGCAGCCACGATGCGGTCTGCGGACGCGAGGTCGCCTGCAAGTGGTTTTTCCGAATAGACATGGCAGCCAGCTTCGATACACGCCACGATCATTTCTTCGTGACAATCGACCCACCGGGGACACACGCTGACAATATCGAGGTCTTCTTTTTTTAGCATGTCGCGATAGTCCGCATACCCTCGCTGTGCTCCGGCATCTGCGATAGCCTTTTCCCGTCCGGCAGTATTCGGATCGGACACAGCAATCATATCCACGCAGTCGATTTTTTGATAGGGCACATGCAGGCCATGTCCAAAATTGCCCTGCCCGGTCCGACCAATAGCACCGGCGCGATAGCGTTTTTCTGCCATTATGACTCCTTATTAGGGTAAAAATACGACACCCAATGCCGCGTTGGGATTCCGAATGAGTTCTTCACAGGCTTCGGGTGCGTCATCCAATGCAACCCGATGGGTGATGAGGGGAGCTACTTTTAAGTGTCCGGTATCCATAAAGCGTAAGCATTCCTCCAGGTTTCGCCTCGTTGTCCATTGCATAAAAACGGAGGGATAATCCGCACCGTGTTCCCATTCCTCGTCGTGATAGCCCGGTCCTGTGCGTGCGGCACTGCGGACATCCAGATTGCCCAGCGCGGATGCAAAGCCGTGTTCTATCCGGGCGCCACCCACAATGACAATGCGACCCATCAAGTGCGTGTCGGGTGCTTTTTTAATCATTTTGCTAAGCGTGATAAAAGCTGGCGTGCCATCACCACCAAAGGCAATTACACCGCCATCGATACCATAACCTCGCGTAAAAGTTTGCGATACTTCAACCGGGTCTTCCTCTGTGATATTGACCCCGCGCAGCAAGCCACAGGTAGCGGCTTTTTTAAGACGCATGGGCAATTGGTCCAGGCCCATTACATAACATCCCGAAATGCGTGCCCACTGACAGGTAAATTGCCCCACAAGTCCCAGGCCTGCCACGGCAATGTGTTCGCTGAGTTGGAATGCGCCGCGCCGCACGGCATTTAAGGCGGTTGCAACGAGATGAATAGACGAGGCGTCTTCATCGCTGACGCCATCGGGAATGGGTACTGCCATATTGCGCGGCACACAGGCATGGGTCGCATGTTGGGCATATCCGCCCCCCATACAGGCCACGCGCGTCCCAAGCGGTATGTCTTCACACCCCGCGCCTTGCGCCACGACCACGCCGGCATTGGAATATCCAAACGGGCGAGGTACGGCATCCGACGGGTTTTCTCGCCGCCTTTTCACCCCACCCAACTCTGTGCCGGGACTGACCATGCTCGCCGAGACTTCTATTTGAACCTGGCCTGGCTTTGGGTCTGCAACCGGTTCTTCGATGACCGAAATTCCGCCTTGACCGTCAATTGCCGCTACTTTTCGCATTGTCATTCGTGTCCTCACATTGCTACAATTTGTTTCATGCGTTTTGCCATCTCAATTTGCACGTCTCGATCGCCACCTACTTCGTGGATGACATATCGGTCATAGCCAATATCCCGCAATCCTTTCATGACTTCTGCCCAATCCGTATCCCCATCCATCAGCGGTACGAAATTGCGTTGCTGACGAACAAAGTCCTTAAAATGTACCCGTTTAATGCGGTGTTGAAGCCCGCGAATCCAGTGCTCTGGATAGCCGTAAAACATCATATTGGCTGTGTCGAGATAAATTCCGACCCAATCATTGCCCACGGCATCGACAAACTCGCGCGCTTCTTTCGGGTTGAGCAAAAATTTATTCCACACATTCTCTATGCCAACTGCAACGCCTTTTTCCTCGGCATAAGGGGCAATTTCTTTCATCGAGACCAGAAAATCATCCCAGGCATCTTCATAGGTACCATCAACAGGGAGTTGGCCTGGATGGAGTAATACCGCGTCGGTTTCGACCAGATGCGCCACGTCAATAGCGCGGCGCAAGCTCTTCATGCCGGCTTCGCGCTCTGCCGGGTCTCGGCTGAGAAAATTGCCCCGGTTATCATATCTGGCAATCGCACTGCTGATTTCAATGCCCGCATCGTCACACCGCGTTTTGACACCGCGGACCTCGTCGTCACTCATATCTACATTTGGATCGCCTTCTGGTGAAAATACCAGTTCGAGTGCTTCGTAACCCGCATCGCGGCACAATTGCAATGTTTCATCCAGTGTCAGTTTGCCCAGGATAATTTGCGTTACACCTATTTTCATCGCGTGTCTCCACTAAATTGGGTTGTGTGTTTCGGGGGTATTTGCGCCTCTGTTTTGCAACTCTTCGGCGATTTCTTCCATCAGAACAGCCAGTTCAAGAACATTTTCGCTCGTGACTGAGCCAAGAAATACACCTGTGTCTCGATCTGTGATTGGGATTACGGACAACGAATGATCCGTCATGCGCTTGAGCACGTCTTCAATTGGCTCAT encodes the following:
- a CDS encoding zinc-binding alcohol dehydrogenase, which encodes MTMRKVAAIDGQGGISVIEEPVADPKPGQVQIEVSASMVSPGTELGGVKRRRENPSDAVPRPFGYSNAGVVVAQGAGCEDIPLGTRVACMGGGYAQHATHACVPRNMAVPIPDGVSDEDASSIHLVATALNAVRRGAFQLSEHIAVAGLGLVGQFTCQWARISGCYVMGLDQLPMRLKKAATCGLLRGVNITEEDPVEVSQTFTRGYGIDGGVIAFGGDGTPAFITLSKMIKKAPDTHLMGRIVIVGGARIEHGFASALGNLDVRSAARTGPGYHDEEWEHGADYPSVFMQWTTRRNLEECLRFMDTGHLKVAPLITHRVALDDAPEACEELIRNPNAALGVVFLP
- a CDS encoding sugar phosphate isomerase/epimerase, which translates into the protein MKIGVTQIILGKLTLDETLQLCRDAGYEALELVFSPEGDPNVDMSDDEVRGVKTRCDDAGIEISSAIARYDNRGNFLSRDPAEREAGMKSLRRAIDVAHLVETDAVLLHPGQLPVDGTYEDAWDDFLVSMKEIAPYAEEKGVAVGIENVWNKFLLNPKEAREFVDAVGNDWVGIYLDTANMMFYGYPEHWIRGLQHRIKRVHFKDFVRQQRNFVPLMDGDTDWAEVMKGLRDIGYDRYVIHEVGGDRDVQIEMAKRMKQIVAM